One genomic window of Mucilaginibacter sp. SJ includes the following:
- a CDS encoding ISAon1 family transposase N-terminal region protein yields the protein MEEKNLAPSGYDKSQLESKGFLPETAIQDFPIRGHKVALCIKRRRWEVKASGELITRDWDLVRKGARMTTEFGTFLKGIFG from the coding sequence CTGGAGGAGAAGAACCTTGCTCCATCAGGTTATGATAAGTCACAGTTAGAGTCAAAAGGCTTTTTACCAGAGACAGCTATTCAGGATTTTCCTATCCGCGGCCATAAAGTAGCCTTATGTATAAAAAGGCGCAGATGGGAAGTTAAAGCGAGTGGTGAGCTTATCACAAGAGACTGGGATTTAGTAAGAAAAGGGGCGCGAATGACAACGGAATTCGGCACTTTTTTAAAAGGAATATTTGGATAA
- a CDS encoding RNA polymerase sigma factor, producing MSKKHLEDFELWELIRTGSEPAFDVLFKRYWISLYKLAYSYLKDSEVSKEIVHDVFISIWNRKNDLEIHSFRNFLLTAIRYEIYNRMRSAKLQVVYTPDYADADCLSDQNSGDERIQQQELEQDLNQYLEQLPKRCNLIFQMSRNKHLTNDEIATILGVSKRTVDNQLSLAVKHLKTCYKSRSKTAFTTLFVLLLSAIFEGLNLFLHLKN from the coding sequence ATGTCTAAAAAGCATCTTGAGGATTTTGAACTATGGGAGCTCATTCGTACAGGTAGCGAACCGGCTTTTGATGTGCTGTTTAAACGCTATTGGATAAGTCTGTACAAATTGGCTTATAGCTATCTGAAGGATTCGGAAGTTAGCAAGGAAATTGTCCACGATGTTTTTATAAGCATTTGGAATAGAAAAAATGACCTCGAGATCCATTCATTTCGCAATTTCTTGCTTACGGCAATCAGATATGAAATTTATAATCGCATGCGCTCCGCAAAGCTGCAGGTCGTGTACACACCGGATTATGCCGATGCGGATTGTTTGTCTGATCAGAATTCCGGAGATGAGCGTATACAGCAACAAGAATTGGAGCAAGATTTAAATCAATATCTAGAACAATTACCCAAGCGGTGTAACCTCATTTTTCAGATGAGCAGGAATAAACATTTAACCAATGACGAAATCGCAACTATCTTGGGTGTATCTAAACGAACAGTAGATAATCAGCTTTCTTTGGCGGTAAAACATTTAAAAACTTGTTATAAAAGTCGTTCAAAGACTGCTTTTACGACTTTATTTGTGTTACTATTATCAGCAATTTTTGAAGGACTTAATTTGTTTTTACATCTTAAAAATTAA
- a CDS encoding DinB family protein, whose protein sequence is MQSLLCRDLNKLNEELELYRDEANIWHIDGSILNSAGNLCLHLVGNLNTYIGAILGDSGYVRNRPEEFSLKYIPRNELVRKIEQTIAVIEATLPLVTEAQMQSEYPQEINGGKQTTGYFLVHLATHLSYHLGQVNYHRRLLDRKE, encoded by the coding sequence TTGCAATCGCTCTTATGCCGCGACCTGAATAAACTGAACGAAGAATTGGAACTTTACCGGGATGAAGCCAACATCTGGCATATAGACGGCAGCATTCTGAATTCAGCGGGCAACCTATGCCTGCATCTGGTTGGCAACCTCAATACCTATATCGGCGCAATTCTCGGCGACTCCGGCTATGTCCGTAACCGACCGGAAGAGTTTTCATTGAAATATATACCCAGAAACGAACTTGTTCGTAAGATTGAGCAAACGATTGCCGTTATCGAGGCAACACTACCGCTTGTCACTGAAGCTCAAATGCAAAGCGAATACCCGCAGGAAATAAACGGTGGTAAACAAACTACCGGGTATTTTCTTGTTCACCTCGCTACGCACCTCAGCTATCACTTGGGGCAGGTCAATTATCACAGGCGGCTTCTTGACCGGAAAGAATGA
- a CDS encoding site-specific integrase, with amino-acid sequence MRKPKNYQTGPLPIYLKITVDGDSKELSTKRKCDPSFWSSESGRTMGKKEFVKELNNYLDALEQMVFQAKKKLIESEKEITAESIKAVMTGTDEKKVMLLTVFRKHNEQMKALEGSEFSPNTIARYETTLTHTTAFISWKYGLTDIDVKKLDYEFISEFCFWFKSVQKCNHNSTMKYLSNVKKIVLVCVKSRFLTTDPFTDFKFSRKTVERVALTEWELQKLSEKELGYDRLTAVRDIFLFSCYTGLSYADVEKLKNSEIGRQHQPA; translated from the coding sequence ATGAGAAAACCCAAAAACTACCAGACTGGACCGCTGCCCATTTATTTAAAAATCACCGTCGATGGTGATTCAAAAGAACTTTCCACCAAACGAAAATGTGATCCATCATTCTGGAGCAGCGAATCTGGGCGTACTATGGGGAAAAAAGAGTTTGTCAAAGAATTAAACAACTATCTCGATGCGCTGGAACAAATGGTATTCCAGGCAAAAAAGAAATTAATCGAGTCCGAAAAAGAAATTACAGCAGAATCGATTAAGGCCGTTATGACGGGGACTGATGAAAAAAAAGTGATGTTGCTGACGGTTTTCAGGAAACATAACGAACAAATGAAGGCCCTCGAAGGTTCTGAATTTTCGCCCAATACCATTGCCAGATACGAAACTACGTTGACGCACACCACGGCGTTTATTTCCTGGAAATATGGCTTAACGGACATCGATGTTAAAAAACTGGATTATGAGTTTATCTCAGAGTTCTGTTTTTGGTTTAAAAGTGTTCAGAAGTGCAATCACAATTCAACCATGAAATATTTGTCGAATGTAAAAAAGATTGTTTTGGTCTGTGTCAAGAGCCGATTCCTTACGACCGACCCCTTCACTGATTTCAAGTTCAGCAGAAAAACGGTCGAAAGAGTCGCGTTGACAGAGTGGGAACTACAGAAGCTTTCGGAAAAAGAGTTAGGGTACGACCGATTAACAGCGGTCCGAGACATTTTCCTTTTTAGTTGCTACACAGGCCTCTCCTACGCCGATGTTGAAAAATTAAAAAACAGCGAAATTGGCCGGCAGCATCAACCTGCCTGA
- a CDS encoding alpha-L-fucosidase, translating into MKRRTLIKGLATGLSSLYLSKLYGNSLTRSYSNTGIASGPFQPTWDSLTQYQVPDWFRDAKFGMWAHWGPQCQPERGDWYARGMYQEGSDQYKFHCEKYGHPSKFGFKDVINEWKAEHWNPEELVGLYKNAGAQYFFALANHHDNLDLYNSKYQPKWNSTKVGPKKDLIGGWAKAAKNHGLRFGVSVHASHAWRWYESAQLADKNGSMAGILYDGKLTKADGKEKWWDGLDPQELYAQNHALSRDTANPNSIHGQWGWQNGAVAPSKAYCDNFLNRTIDLLDKYDPDLIYFDDTALPLWPVSDAGLKIAAHMYNSNMKRHNGKLEAVLFGKILDSQQQKCMVWDIERGQSNKIEPFVWQTDTCIGEWHYDRRVYDRNCYKTAKTVIHTLADVVSKNGNLLLNVPVRGDGTIDEKERAVVEDIAAWMKINSESIYATRPWKVFGEGPAMENAAPLSAQGFNEGKGKPFTSQDIRFTTKGDILYAIVLGTPADGKISIKSLAADHSLYPKPISRVELTGTGQFLQMTRNTEGLTVTLPPNLPEQVAYAVKVIPV; encoded by the coding sequence ATGAAAAGAAGAACATTAATTAAAGGTTTAGCTACAGGATTATCTTCCTTGTACCTGTCCAAGCTGTATGGAAATAGTTTGACGCGGTCCTATTCAAACACAGGTATTGCCTCCGGTCCTTTTCAGCCGACTTGGGATTCGCTGACGCAGTACCAGGTTCCGGACTGGTTCCGTGATGCCAAATTTGGTATGTGGGCGCATTGGGGGCCGCAATGCCAGCCGGAACGTGGCGACTGGTATGCCCGTGGCATGTACCAGGAGGGCAGCGATCAGTATAAATTTCATTGTGAAAAATACGGGCACCCATCAAAATTTGGATTTAAAGATGTCATCAACGAATGGAAGGCAGAGCACTGGAATCCCGAAGAACTGGTTGGCCTATATAAAAATGCAGGTGCTCAGTATTTCTTCGCATTGGCCAATCACCACGATAACCTCGACCTGTATAACAGTAAATACCAACCCAAATGGAACAGTACCAAAGTAGGCCCTAAAAAAGACTTAATAGGCGGCTGGGCAAAGGCTGCTAAAAACCACGGTTTGCGGTTTGGTGTAAGCGTACATGCATCTCACGCCTGGCGCTGGTATGAATCGGCACAGCTGGCAGATAAGAACGGTTCGATGGCGGGTATACTTTATGACGGCAAATTGACTAAAGCTGATGGTAAGGAAAAATGGTGGGACGGGCTTGATCCGCAGGAATTGTATGCCCAAAACCATGCACTAAGTAGGGATACTGCCAACCCTAACAGCATACACGGACAATGGGGATGGCAAAATGGTGCAGTTGCGCCCAGCAAAGCCTATTGTGATAATTTTTTGAACCGAACCATTGACCTGCTCGATAAATATGATCCTGATCTGATCTACTTTGATGATACCGCCCTGCCGCTCTGGCCCGTGAGCGATGCCGGTTTAAAGATAGCGGCACATATGTATAACAGTAACATGAAAAGGCACAACGGCAAGCTGGAAGCAGTATTGTTCGGAAAAATACTGGATTCACAGCAGCAAAAATGCATGGTTTGGGATATAGAGCGCGGCCAAAGCAATAAAATAGAGCCCTTTGTCTGGCAGACCGATACCTGTATCGGCGAATGGCATTATGACCGGCGCGTATACGATCGTAACTGTTATAAAACCGCGAAAACAGTGATCCATACTCTGGCAGATGTGGTCAGTAAGAACGGTAATCTGTTGTTGAATGTGCCAGTACGGGGGGATGGCACGATAGATGAAAAAGAAAGAGCGGTAGTAGAAGATATCGCTGCATGGATGAAGATCAATAGCGAAAGTATCTACGCCACCCGTCCGTGGAAGGTATTTGGTGAAGGTCCGGCAATGGAAAATGCCGCCCCATTAAGTGCGCAAGGTTTTAACGAGGGTAAGGGAAAACCCTTTACCTCGCAGGATATCCGTTTTACTACTAAAGGGGATATCTTATACGCCATCGTATTGGGTACACCCGCTGATGGAAAAATAAGTATTAAAAGCTTGGCAGCAGATCATTCACTTTATCCGAAGCCCATCAGCAGGGTTGAGCTAACCGGAACAGGGCAATTCCTGCAAATGACCAGGAATACGGAAGGCTTAACCGTTACGCTGCCACCCAACCTCCCGGAGCAGGTGGCCTACGCGGTAAAGGTCATACCGGTATAA
- a CDS encoding RagB/SusD family nutrient uptake outer membrane protein, with product MKNIKRCFVGSKSWLIMAVVIACSLASCQKNILDKQPLSALSDASFWKSASDAKLALAGVYNSGAGYTGYNFWAGTSMVNLDLMAGDGSEKESIPDHFTDGTLNASYSFVGAYYSGAYNQITKCNNFLDHIDGVTMDATAKNVMIGEVRTIRAYNYFNLALYFGNVPLIQHVQTVEQSNSNTQTNQAGVYAFCETELKAAAALMPPSVPDAQQGHMTAASALAILGRLQMAEKKWTDAAQSYQTIMNFGYYIIDPRYRELFLNAGELSHEVIMSMQYIQNTYSHSLLQYLTPETWGGWHQYSPFNELVQDYECMDGSTIDKSPLYDKNNPYNNRDPRLDFTVMINNRTKFRGTTYSSDPGTNKPDRLDEYPGVWSGYAIYKFLEDDPTLGNVSNDGNNFPIIRYAEVLLGYLESQLESGAPITQSLLDQTINKVRGRAAVKMPAVTTTDKDALRTIIRRERHIEFAFEGLRYYDCLRWGIIGSENNRQFTGMKLTNSPSTYTQFPVDANGFYLYKKRAFITGKNELWPIPQSEMQINPNLKQNPGY from the coding sequence ATGAAAAATATTAAACGCTGCTTCGTCGGAAGCAAATCCTGGTTAATTATGGCAGTAGTTATTGCATGCTCCTTAGCAAGCTGTCAGAAAAATATTTTAGATAAACAGCCTCTATCCGCATTATCAGATGCTTCGTTCTGGAAATCAGCATCAGATGCAAAGCTTGCCCTTGCAGGGGTATATAACTCTGGAGCCGGCTATACCGGTTACAATTTCTGGGCAGGTACTTCCATGGTAAACCTCGATCTAATGGCAGGTGATGGCTCGGAAAAAGAATCGATCCCGGACCATTTTACAGACGGTACTTTGAATGCATCCTATAGTTTTGTTGGTGCCTACTATTCCGGGGCGTATAATCAAATTACCAAGTGTAATAATTTTCTGGATCATATAGACGGTGTGACCATGGACGCTACCGCAAAAAACGTAATGATCGGTGAAGTGCGTACGATTAGGGCTTACAATTATTTCAACCTCGCGCTCTATTTCGGCAATGTACCGTTGATACAGCACGTACAAACAGTTGAACAGTCCAACAGCAATACGCAAACTAATCAGGCGGGAGTATACGCTTTTTGTGAGACCGAACTGAAAGCCGCGGCTGCCTTAATGCCGCCCAGTGTTCCGGACGCCCAGCAGGGACACATGACTGCCGCCTCGGCACTGGCCATACTGGGCCGTTTGCAAATGGCAGAAAAAAAATGGACGGACGCTGCGCAGAGTTACCAAACCATCATGAATTTTGGTTACTACATTATAGATCCCAGATACCGTGAATTATTTTTGAATGCCGGTGAGCTAAGTCATGAAGTGATTATGTCCATGCAGTATATTCAAAATACTTATAGTCATTCCTTACTTCAATATCTAACACCGGAGACCTGGGGAGGATGGCACCAATACTCTCCTTTCAACGAGCTTGTTCAGGATTATGAATGTATGGATGGCTCGACAATTGACAAATCTCCGTTATATGACAAAAATAACCCGTACAATAATCGTGATCCGAGGTTAGATTTTACGGTAATGATCAACAATCGTACTAAATTCAGGGGTACTACTTACTCATCGGATCCGGGCACCAATAAGCCTGACAGGCTTGACGAATACCCGGGTGTATGGAGCGGATATGCAATTTATAAGTTCCTTGAAGATGATCCTACTCTTGGTAACGTAAGTAACGATGGTAATAACTTCCCTATAATCAGGTATGCTGAGGTGCTTTTAGGCTATCTGGAATCTCAATTGGAGTCAGGAGCCCCAATAACGCAGTCGTTATTAGATCAAACTATTAATAAAGTACGAGGCAGAGCCGCTGTAAAAATGCCGGCTGTAACCACCACAGATAAAGATGCCTTGCGTACGATCATAAGAAGAGAGCGCCATATAGAATTCGCGTTCGAAGGCCTTAGATATTATGATTGCTTACGCTGGGGAATCATCGGGTCAGAAAACAACCGTCAATTTACTGGTATGAAACTGACTAATTCGCCATCAACTTACACGCAATTTCCGGTAGATGCCAATGGCTTTTACCTGTACAAAAAGCGGGCTTTTATTACCGGAAAAAATGAGTTATGGCCAATTCCTCAATCAGAAATGCAGATAAACCCTAATTTAAAGCAGAATCCGGGTTATTGA
- a CDS encoding ISAon1 family transposase, whose product MDNNPISSHLLGRLYQVDGKQLGQQYKDHLSDFHSWSQKDHAEDLMLFADNTGPYLSIDETALSNGELYTIVTNKQAKGNKKAIVAMIKGTQSEQIIAVLEKIPLRSRNKVKEVTMDMAANMIKAIRRCFSNAVRVVDRFHVQKLAYDAVQEARIKYRWEALDAESKLIEQARKNKQSYQPEVLSNGDTLKQLLAGSRYLLFKHRSKWTLSQKERADLLFSRYPELLKAYNLAISLGNIFTNCKTKVIAFKKLAIWYNEVEDSGINAFKTVARSVQQHYESILNFFDNRSTNASAESFNAKVKAFRATLRGLRDTSFFLFRLAKIYA is encoded by the coding sequence TTGGATAATAATCCCATCAGCAGCCATTTATTAGGCCGGCTATACCAGGTAGATGGCAAGCAGCTCGGTCAGCAATACAAAGATCACCTAAGTGATTTTCATAGCTGGAGCCAAAAGGATCATGCGGAAGACCTGATGCTGTTTGCAGATAACACAGGCCCTTATCTGAGTATAGATGAAACCGCGTTAAGCAATGGGGAACTCTATACCATTGTTACCAACAAACAAGCCAAAGGGAATAAAAAAGCCATAGTGGCGATGATCAAAGGCACACAGTCTGAACAAATCATCGCTGTACTGGAGAAAATACCCTTAAGGTCAAGGAATAAAGTAAAGGAGGTAACGATGGACATGGCGGCAAACATGATCAAAGCTATACGCAGATGTTTTAGCAATGCTGTGCGGGTCGTGGACCGATTCCATGTACAAAAGCTGGCTTATGACGCTGTTCAGGAAGCAAGAATAAAATATCGCTGGGAAGCTCTTGATGCGGAAAGTAAGCTGATTGAACAGGCCCGGAAAAACAAACAATCCTATCAGCCCGAAGTGCTCAGTAATGGCGATACTTTAAAACAATTACTCGCCGGAAGCAGATACTTGCTGTTCAAGCATCGATCTAAATGGACGCTATCACAAAAGGAAAGGGCTGATCTGCTTTTTTCAAGATATCCGGAACTGCTCAAAGCTTATAATCTTGCTATCAGCTTAGGTAATATATTCACTAATTGTAAAACCAAAGTGATCGCCTTTAAAAAACTGGCTATATGGTATAATGAGGTGGAAGACTCTGGTATTAATGCTTTTAAAACCGTTGCAAGGTCCGTTCAGCAACATTATGAATCTATCTTGAACTTCTTCGATAACAGAAGTACAAACGCATCTGCAGAATCTTTCAATGCTAAAGTTAAAGCTTTCAGAGCTACTCTCAGAGGTCTAAGAGATACTTCATTCTTTCTATTCAGACTTGCTAAAATCTATGCTTAA
- a CDS encoding FecR family protein — protein MTKEEYLSLYEKYLSGACSAAEKALLDNYRDNMILPDGHWDPDLGNEKAIYADIHSKFKRSQSKTKLGRAPVFSWLKIAAVLFICVSSALLIWKLSYHSKNNSSLIARQNQSVIRPGGNKAYLTMAGGAVVVLNDIKNGEITTQAGVQVSKTKEGLLVYKDNRTAGNKTSDIDEPAQNMVTTPRGGQYQIVLSDGTKVWLNAATALKYPSSFSGKDRKVELSGEAYFEVAKNAAKPFKVVVDGLEVQVLGTHFNVMAYSNEKVVKTTLLEGKVRLFKNGQEALLKPGEQGVLNNQTSLFEVKDVNVDDETAWKNGFFAFNNESIQTIMRQISRWYDVDVAFSEKMARRNFGGSVSRYEDVGTVLKALELTGSVHFKVEGRRITVMP, from the coding sequence ATGACCAAAGAGGAATACCTGTCTTTATACGAAAAGTATTTATCCGGAGCGTGTTCAGCAGCAGAAAAAGCATTGCTGGATAACTACCGGGATAATATGATACTTCCGGATGGCCATTGGGATCCGGATCTTGGTAATGAGAAAGCTATATATGCTGATATTCACAGCAAGTTTAAACGGAGTCAATCAAAAACAAAGCTTGGAAGGGCTCCGGTCTTTTCCTGGTTAAAAATCGCCGCTGTTCTCTTTATCTGTGTTTCTTCCGCATTGCTGATCTGGAAATTGTCCTACCATTCAAAAAATAATTCGTCTTTAATTGCCAGGCAGAACCAGTCAGTAATACGCCCGGGCGGCAATAAAGCCTACCTAACGATGGCCGGTGGAGCTGTTGTAGTGCTTAACGACATAAAAAATGGAGAAATCACCACGCAGGCAGGTGTTCAGGTCAGTAAAACCAAAGAAGGATTGCTTGTGTACAAAGACAATAGAACTGCCGGCAATAAGACTTCCGACATTGATGAACCGGCTCAAAATATGGTAACAACTCCCCGCGGGGGGCAATATCAAATCGTGCTATCCGACGGAACAAAGGTATGGTTGAATGCCGCGACAGCGCTGAAATATCCATCCAGCTTTTCCGGAAAGGATCGAAAAGTTGAGTTATCAGGAGAAGCCTATTTTGAAGTTGCAAAAAATGCAGCTAAACCTTTTAAGGTAGTTGTAGATGGCCTGGAAGTGCAGGTGCTGGGGACACATTTTAATGTAATGGCTTACAGCAACGAAAAAGTGGTCAAAACAACCCTGCTGGAAGGAAAGGTGAGATTATTCAAGAATGGGCAGGAGGCGCTTTTAAAACCAGGTGAACAAGGCGTTTTGAATAACCAAACCTCGTTATTTGAGGTGAAGGATGTAAATGTCGATGACGAAACAGCCTGGAAAAACGGATTCTTTGCTTTTAACAATGAAAGTATTCAAACCATCATGCGGCAAATATCCAGATGGTATGACGTAGATGTTGCTTTTAGCGAAAAAATGGCGAGGAGAAATTTTGGCGGCTCCGTATCCCGTTATGAAGATGTAGGGACCGTATTGAAAGCCCTTGAATTAACAGGATCTGTTCACTTTAAAGTTGAAGGAAGGAGGATCACCGTTATGCCATAG
- a CDS encoding TonB-dependent receptor, translating to MKLTIIVLIATCLHVSASSYAQQISLNVKNTSLQNVFKDLRKQSGYNFLYDSDMLNETKPVTLSVKNLPLKEVLDACFKDQPVTYVFLDKKTIIIKERQPAPATDKNETVIRGRVTDKKGQPVPGVTVKLKGTSTGAVTNSNGAYSIKVPENSGVLVFTSIGYAAKEVPISDQKNIDVVLEEMNQSLNDVVVVGYGTQKKVNVTGSVATASSADIENRPFTSGSQVLSGLVTGVQIQQSGGRPGGDAAGITIRGIGTFGAGSAPLILQDGLAVSSLDDIDPDNIKSVSILKDASAAAIYGSRAANGVVLVETKRGQSGKMAVNYNNYFGWQNATDLPTFVSSATYAKLTGQSDATVAKYQSGADPDNFPNVYHLKNLLNSGNGFQTDHNLSFSGGDAKSTYLFSTTYRNQNGITAETNAKTYNFLLNIDSKLKDNLLLKVNMSGFSKNNTQPIGAGGGINGIIGYAAREPNTYAGLKSDGTFGHQDAFSPEGWLASPSFSKFSSKNFLGSVSLSWTIVQGLSLSGQAGYRYYNNQSQSFYPTVQFDANTYIGPNNLNQSNADGSIVTLNSILKYARSYKKHNFSILAGYQQENEANQGFSASRDNFPNNLLYQLDVGASTNQQNGGSGSQNALQSYFGRFNYDFAGKYLVEASFRNDGSSRFPSSNRFAFFPSVSVGWRVSEESFIKDNFTWIDQLKFRASTGSLGNQAVPNYPYQNLISLGQNYTFGGVSAPGAALTNLSNINIKWETTTTSDIGLDFDLFKGKISGTVELYNKVTTGILYVVPASATLGLNPPTSNAGSMRNTGFEANLKYSDHIGQVNFSIAPNFSYAKSIVTKIAGDLQQNIGAGLFVGQPLNTIYGYVADGIFTNAADVAGYPTQPIAGKPGVIRFKDLNGDGKVDATNDRKVIANTNPKYSFGLTLNASYKGFDASALFQGLAGFSRQISYYNTFAYYNGGNIQQWQVDNAWTPGNPNPNAKYPQITNLSQGSENVQSSTFFIRDASFVRLKNAQIGYSFTNSVLQKLHIARLRLFVGGQNLYTWKKFFPGFDPEVQQAYNDGPSYYPLTKLYTFGLNLKF from the coding sequence ATGAAACTTACCATCATCGTATTGATAGCCACCTGTCTGCATGTAAGCGCATCATCGTACGCACAACAAATCAGTTTAAACGTAAAAAACACCTCATTACAAAACGTTTTTAAGGACCTGCGCAAGCAGAGCGGGTATAATTTCTTGTATGACAGCGACATGCTGAATGAAACTAAGCCCGTTACGCTTTCTGTTAAGAACTTGCCTTTAAAAGAGGTTTTAGATGCTTGTTTTAAGGATCAGCCTGTAACTTATGTATTTCTCGACAAGAAAACGATCATCATTAAAGAAAGACAACCCGCACCGGCAACGGATAAAAATGAAACTGTCATAAGGGGCAGGGTTACGGATAAAAAAGGACAGCCGGTACCGGGAGTTACTGTCAAACTGAAAGGAACGTCTACCGGTGCTGTAACTAATTCCAACGGTGCCTATTCTATTAAAGTTCCGGAAAACAGCGGCGTACTGGTATTTACCTCAATTGGCTATGCTGCTAAAGAAGTTCCTATAAGCGATCAAAAGAATATTGACGTCGTGCTTGAAGAGATGAATCAATCTTTAAACGATGTGGTCGTTGTTGGCTATGGTACACAAAAGAAAGTAAACGTCACCGGTTCTGTAGCAACCGCAAGTTCCGCAGATATCGAAAACAGGCCATTTACATCAGGATCGCAGGTGCTAAGCGGCCTGGTTACCGGTGTTCAGATACAACAAAGCGGCGGCCGTCCGGGTGGCGACGCTGCCGGTATCACGATTCGAGGTATCGGTACATTTGGTGCCGGAAGTGCGCCACTGATCCTGCAGGATGGTTTAGCGGTCAGCTCATTAGATGATATTGACCCTGATAACATCAAAAGTGTTTCCATTTTGAAAGATGCCTCTGCCGCAGCTATTTATGGCAGCCGTGCTGCAAACGGCGTTGTTTTGGTAGAGACCAAACGCGGCCAGAGTGGAAAAATGGCTGTTAACTATAATAATTATTTTGGATGGCAAAACGCTACCGACCTGCCGACATTTGTTAGTTCGGCAACTTACGCGAAATTAACCGGCCAGTCGGATGCTACGGTTGCAAAATACCAGAGCGGAGCAGACCCCGACAATTTTCCAAATGTGTATCACCTGAAGAATCTTTTGAATTCCGGCAACGGATTTCAAACTGATCACAATTTGAGTTTTTCAGGCGGCGATGCTAAAAGCACCTATTTATTCTCCACGACCTACCGTAACCAGAACGGTATCACGGCAGAAACTAATGCAAAAACTTACAATTTTTTGCTGAATATTGATAGTAAACTAAAAGATAACCTGCTTTTAAAAGTTAATATGTCGGGTTTCTCAAAAAACAATACACAGCCAATTGGCGCGGGCGGCGGCATAAACGGTATTATCGGTTATGCTGCACGTGAACCAAATACCTACGCAGGTTTAAAATCCGATGGTACGTTCGGTCACCAGGACGCTTTTAGCCCCGAAGGCTGGCTGGCAAGCCCGTCTTTCTCCAAATTTTCGAGCAAAAACTTTTTAGGAAGCGTTAGTTTATCCTGGACAATCGTTCAGGGATTATCCCTGAGTGGCCAGGCAGGTTATCGTTACTATAACAATCAATCTCAATCTTTCTATCCAACAGTTCAGTTTGATGCAAACACCTATATCGGGCCTAATAACCTTAACCAGAGTAACGCTGACGGATCTATTGTTACCCTGAACTCGATATTGAAATATGCCCGGTCCTATAAAAAGCACAATTTTTCTATTCTTGCCGGCTATCAACAGGAAAATGAAGCTAACCAGGGCTTCTCCGCATCACGGGATAACTTCCCGAATAATTTACTGTACCAACTGGATGTGGGTGCTTCCACCAATCAGCAAAATGGCGGTTCGGGGTCTCAAAATGCCTTGCAGTCCTATTTTGGGAGGTTTAATTATGATTTTGCCGGCAAGTACCTTGTGGAAGCCAGTTTCAGAAATGACGGATCATCGCGGTTCCCGTCATCTAACCGGTTCGCGTTTTTTCCATCGGTTTCAGTCGGTTGGAGGGTATCTGAAGAGTCATTTATTAAAGACAATTTCACCTGGATAGATCAGCTTAAATTTCGTGCTTCAACAGGAAGTTTAGGTAACCAGGCCGTACCAAATTATCCTTACCAAAACTTAATATCCCTTGGTCAAAACTACACTTTTGGTGGTGTTAGTGCCCCGGGGGCCGCTTTAACAAACCTTTCTAATATAAATATCAAATGGGAAACGACTACTACCAGCGATATTGGTTTGGATTTTGATTTATTTAAAGGCAAAATTAGCGGAACAGTAGAACTTTATAATAAGGTAACCACCGGGATCTTATATGTAGTACCGGCTTCCGCTACGCTGGGCTTAAATCCTCCGACAAGTAATGCGGGCTCTATGCGCAATACCGGTTTTGAAGCCAATCTAAAATACAGCGACCATATTGGGCAGGTTAATTTTAGCATAGCGCCTAATTTTTCATATGCTAAAAGCATTGTAACTAAAATAGCCGGCGATTTGCAGCAAAATATAGGGGCCGGCTTATTTGTTGGCCAACCGCTTAATACCATTTACGGCTATGTAGCTGATGGCATCTTTACCAATGCCGCCGACGTTGCCGGTTATCCAACCCAACCAATTGCCGGCAAACCCGGGGTAATCCGCTTTAAAGACCTCAATGGCGATGGTAAGGTAGATGCCACAAACGACCGCAAAGTTATTGCAAATACAAACCCCAAATATTCATTCGGTCTTACATTAAACGCTTCCTACAAAGGGTTCGATGCATCGGCTTTGTTTCAGGGATTAGCCGGTTTCTCAAGGCAGATAAGCTATTATAATACTTTTGCTTATTACAATGGTGGTAATATACAGCAATGGCAGGTTGATAATGCATGGACTCCTGGCAATCCAAATCCCAATGCCAAATATCCGCAAATTACCAATTTAAGCCAGGGAAGTGAAAACGTGCAGTCTTCTACTTTCTTTATCAGGGACGCAAGCTTTGTAAGACTGAAGAATGCGCAAATAGGCTACTCATTTACCAATAGCGTTTTACAAAAGCTACACATTGCGCGCTTAAGATTATTTGTAGGCGGCCAAAACCTGTATACATGGAAAAAATTCTTCCCGGGATTTGACCCGGAAGTGCAACAAGCATATAATGATGGTCCTTCCTACTACCCGCTTACCAAATTATACACCTTTGGTTTAAACCTTAAATTTTAA